TGACCCGCGCGAATGACATCACCGAGATCCATCGGAAATATCTCGCTGCCGGTGCCGACATCATCGAGACGAATACGTTCGGCGCTAGCGTCATCGGCATGGAGGAGTTCGACCTCCCGAACGAACTTGTTCGCGAAATTAACTTCGCCGCTGTCAAATGCGCGCGCATCGCTTGCGACGAGTTCACCAGCCGCGATCCTTCGCGCCCGCGCTTCGTCGCCGGTTCGATCGGACCGACGACCAAACAAACGGCCATCTCCACACGCGTGGAAGATCCCGCCTATCGCGCCGTCACGTTCGAGCAGATGGTCGAATCGTATAGCGGACAGATCGAAGCACTCGTCGAAGCGGGTGTCGACATCATCCTGCCCGAAACGGTCATCGACACCCTCAACCTCAAAGCGTGCCTCTTCGCGCTTGAGCGACACTTTAAGAAGGTCGGCGAGCGCACCGCGGTGATGGTCTCGGGCACCTTCAACGCTGCTGGTGTGACATTCGTCTCGAGCCAAAACGTCGAAGCATTTTGGAACTCCATCGCGCATGTGCCGCTGCTGTCGGTTGGCATGAACTGTGCCCTCGGTCCCGACGTGATGCGCCCGCATCTCGAGGAACTTCAGCGAGTCTCTGGCGCGAAAATCAGCTGCTATCCCAATGCCGGTTTGCCCAACGAAATGGGGCAGTACGATCTCGGCCCTGCAGGCATGGCCAACATCATTGGCGAATTTCTCGACGAGCGCTGGCTTAATATTGTCGGCGGCTGCTGCGGCACCACCCCCGATCACATCGCGGCCATTGCCGAGCGTACGCGCCGCGCCAAGCCGCACAAGATCGCTGAGAAGCCCGCTTGGCTTCGTTTGTCCGGAACCGAGGCCTTCACTCTACGTCCCGAAAGCAATTTCGTGATGGTGGGCGAGCGTACCAACGTCACCGGCAGTAAAGCTTTCGCACGTCTGATTCGGGACGAAAAATACGAAGAAGCTGTCGACGTTGCCCGTCAACAAGTGGCTGGTGGCGCCACGATCATCGACGTCAACATGGACGATGCGCTGCTCGACGGCGAAGCCGCCATGACCCGATTCCTGCGACTCATCGCCGGCGATGGCGAAGCGTCGAAAGTGCCGGTGATGATCGATAGCTCGAAGTGGAGCGTGCTCGAGGCTGGTCTCCGCTGCGTGCAAGGCAAAGCGATTGTTAACAGCATCAGCCTCAAGGATGGCGAGGAAGAATTCCTCCGCCGCGCCGAGCTTGTACGTCGCTACGGCGCGTCGGCTGTGGTGATGGCGTTCGACGAAGGTGGTCAAGCTGTCGAAATCGATCACAAGGTGAGCATCTGCAAACGAGCCTACGACCTGCTCACCCAGAAGATCGGCTTCCCGCCCGAAGATATCATCTTCGACCCCAACATCCTCACCGTTGCCACCGGCATCGAGGAGCACAACAACTACGCCGTTAACTTCATCGAAGCGACCCGGATCATCAAGCAAGTTTGTCCTGGGGCAAAAGTCAGCGGCGGTGTGAGCAATATTTCGTTCTCGTTCCGTGGCAACGATGTGGTGCGCGAGGCGATGCACTCCGCATTCCTCTATCACGCCATTCGTGCAGGGCTCGATATGGGAATCGTCAACGCCGGCCAATTGGCGGTGTACGAAGAGATTCCTCCCGCGCTGCTCAAAGCGGTTGAAGATGTGCTGCTCAACCGCAGCGACGATGCCACCGAGAAACTCGTCGCACTGGCAGAAACTGTCAAAGGGAAAGGCAAAGTTGCCGCAGGTGAAGATCTCACCTGGCGTGAAGAAAACGTCGAAGGTCGCCTCCGACATGCGCTCGTCAAAGGGATCGATCGTTTCGTCGAGACCGATGTCGAGGAAGCTCGCCAAAAGTATCCGAAGTGCCTCTCGATCATCGAAGGCCCGCTGATGGACGGCATGACCGTTGTCGGAGATCTCTTCGGCGAAGGAAAAATGTTCTTGCCGCAAGTGGTCAAAAGCGCTCGCGTCATGAAGAAGGCAGTCAACTATCTGCTTCCCTTCATGGAGCAAGAAAAGCTGCTCGCCGGTAACGAAAGCCAAGGGGCTCGTGCTCGCGTGCTGATGGCCACCGTCAAAGGGGACGTGCACGA
This window of the Pirellula staleyi DSM 6068 genome carries:
- the metH gene encoding methionine synthase yields the protein MTDIRRSKTYDLLESLLEDRVLVLDGAMGTMIQRLDLDEAAVRGDRFADHTKDLARFSDILCLTRANDITEIHRKYLAAGADIIETNTFGASVIGMEEFDLPNELVREINFAAVKCARIACDEFTSRDPSRPRFVAGSIGPTTKQTAISTRVEDPAYRAVTFEQMVESYSGQIEALVEAGVDIILPETVIDTLNLKACLFALERHFKKVGERTAVMVSGTFNAAGVTFVSSQNVEAFWNSIAHVPLLSVGMNCALGPDVMRPHLEELQRVSGAKISCYPNAGLPNEMGQYDLGPAGMANIIGEFLDERWLNIVGGCCGTTPDHIAAIAERTRRAKPHKIAEKPAWLRLSGTEAFTLRPESNFVMVGERTNVTGSKAFARLIRDEKYEEAVDVARQQVAGGATIIDVNMDDALLDGEAAMTRFLRLIAGDGEASKVPVMIDSSKWSVLEAGLRCVQGKAIVNSISLKDGEEEFLRRAELVRRYGASAVVMAFDEGGQAVEIDHKVSICKRAYDLLTQKIGFPPEDIIFDPNILTVATGIEEHNNYAVNFIEATRIIKQVCPGAKVSGGVSNISFSFRGNDVVREAMHSAFLYHAIRAGLDMGIVNAGQLAVYEEIPPALLKAVEDVLLNRSDDATEKLVALAETVKGKGKVAAGEDLTWREENVEGRLRHALVKGIDRFVETDVEEARQKYPKCLSIIEGPLMDGMTVVGDLFGEGKMFLPQVVKSARVMKKAVNYLLPFMEQEKLLAGNESQGARARVLMATVKGDVHDIGKNIVGVVLACNNYEVIDLGVMVPCEKILQTAVEKKCDIIGLSGLITPSLDEMVHVAKEMSRQNIKIPLLIGGATTSAKHTAVKIAPSYAEPVVHVLDASRCVGVVDKLLSENLRAQMVADNKKLQLDLATSYQARQQKLVPFKEAQSRKFVTDWSTVQIDEPTFLGTRVIEAQSLELLRGYIDWSPFFSTWELKGKFPKIFDDPKVGPQAKELYQDAEQLLDKIIQFNLLKAKAVYGFWPANSDGDDIILYTDDTRTAELCRFYTLRQQWERQGQNDFKALADFVAPVASGRKDYLGAFAVTAGVGCDELAKEFDKKFDDYNSIMVKALADRLAEAFAEQLHQQARREWRYGAGEQLTSEQLIAEEYRGIRPAPGYPSQPDHTEKRTLFDLLGVEKSIGMSLTESFAMWPAASVCGLYFGHPDARYFALDRITRDQVEDYARRKHLPVKEVERWLSPNLGYDP